Proteins from a genomic interval of Colletotrichum higginsianum IMI 349063 chromosome 6, whole genome shotgun sequence:
- a CDS encoding Tat pathway signal sequence, protein MSGRLFTQEEAGECEAEAFLSEETQKHNVRQNRLLTARSLQNRFATSLFAISCAILGLAVWIHVHPKQPTDQDCVRRLNAPSPVHDVLEYEDVQFDNAFWKPSPYKGKPTPELEAKWKELWYYGSFDLPSSTLPALNKSPNGVGGDAWARTASGNLLAGLEVFHNLHCLNLVRQYVHKDDFDYSNDPAFIGDDEVVLAHVDHCIEALRIRLQCYADVTPFLHTNGSKGTQPDFNTQHRCPKYDRIVEWAKERQIMVEVHGEHEEHGH, encoded by the exons ATGTCTGGCAGATTGTTTACCCAAGAAGAGGCTGGCGAGTGCGAAGCCGAGGCATTCCTATCAGAAGAAACACAGAAGCACAACGTCCGACAAAATCGTCTCTTGACCGCAAGATCTCTGCAAAACAGATTTGCGACTTCATTGTTTGCAATCAGTTGTGCAATCCTGGGTCTGGCTGTGTGGATTCACGTGCACCCAAAGCAACCGACAGACCAGGATTGTGTGAGGAGACTCAACGCTCCTT CCCCGGTTCACGACGTGTTGGAGTACGAGGATGTGCAGTTCGATAACGCATTCTGGAAACCCAGCCCGTACAAAGGCAAGCCAACGCCCGAGCTGGAGGCGAAATGGAAGGAGTTATGGTATT ACGGCTCGTTTGATCTTCCGAGCTCGACGCTGCCAGCCCTGAACAAGTCTCCCAACGGCGTTGGCGGTGATGCCTGGGCCCGTACGGCGTCCGGTAACCTACTCGCTGGCCTCGAAGTCTTTCACAACCTCCACTGCCTGAACTTGGTTCGGCAATACGTGCACAAGGACGATTTCGACTACAGCAACGACCCTGCTTTCATTGGCGACGATGAAGTTGTGCTTGCG CACGTCGACCATTGCATTGAGGCTCTCAGGATACGGCTCCAGTGCTACGCTGATGTAACGCCCTTCTTGCATACTAATGGATCCAAAGGCACCCAGCCAGACTTCAACACACAACACCGATGCCCCAAGTATGATCGCATCGTCGAGTGGGCGAAAGAGCGACAGATTATGGTTGAAGTGCATGGCGAACACGAAGAGCATGGACATTAG
- a CDS encoding Serine threonine kinase yields the protein MADDGPDPGWTTVHLKSQTHPDRLPPAHRELYEKSKIREWEMSSGHWSGVGKHPDDFVEAKKIHSKIIAPKDNDLGMGTFGRVERVTHRTVRLARKWIKPQRNQTFHTLRREALAMERLDHDHIVKLIGTYTFKQRELYLLIWPVAVCNLDELLTDLADLRSGQGDRGDILKRLEDLDISDPTLVECGRRHGPAEANNSSRCPLDFLQRIMGCVAQAVAHCHASKVRHLDLKPSNILLNPNKVYLADFGIARDFHNQDNTATMGLHGTPKWRPPEAYIPEEYSTQCADIYCLGLIYLNIATLVYHGDLEKFHSVVGDLAPRSRAEKLEAHQQNLALHALATQDFHDAKHPTVAPRHILGLTARMVSSDPKSRPRADEVDQELVDLGGIEQVYHNSCCRKSTRHVVKRVDERLSAMASENARLKPENERLQREIKALRAMDETYRLRIENQEKKHARDTDLLTRQRDEERQKRRKLEERVSELMEHARKRVRTGLPRADAVVDARSIPVAPIAPSVHGLGITSRPRTHPSSQPAIRPPPSTTNAPCSAVPRPKPPTRGSSGPHKAWVTPNLAVMSGASRSDPARRSSDTPSPNLQSSGTLPTRGSNSRLPVLAKIPATPRSSTPHLARDPGSADSTQASMSSSLFSRLSFETATEEALTPPAASPTLKQAGFDIVVREMPDASPSDEPSTPARSVPPSVSSALSSPRTTKAELASVAGSEVSRDGGVQAKQPPSLQPGKSWAAVAGESHGLARMVGPPLQISHAPVSPGRSRKRVR from the exons atggccgacgacggccctgACCCCGGTTGGACCACGGTTCATCTGAAGTCCCAAACGCACCCCGACCGCCTCCCACCAGCCCACCGCGAGCTCTACGAAAAGTCCAAGATCCGAGAATGGGAAATGTCATCGGGCCATTGGTCTGGCGT TGGGAAACACCCAGACGActtcgtcgaggccaagaagataCACTCCAAGATCATCGCACCCAAAGACAACGACCTGGGTATGGGCACCTTTGGCCGCGTCGAGAGGGTCACGCATCGCACCGTCCGTCTGGCGCGGAAGTGGATCAAGCCTCAGCGCAACCAGACCTTCCACACCCTGCGAAGGGAGGCCCTTGCCATGGAGCGACTGGATCACGACCACATCGTCAAGCTGATCGGGACTTATACCTTCAAACAGCGAGAGCTCTACCTTCTCATATGGCCTGTCGCTGTCTGTAatctcgacgagctgctcaCCGATCTCGCCGACCTGAGAAGCGGCCAGGGTGATCGGGGCGACATCTTGAAGAGGCTCGAAGACCTTGACATATCCGATCCGACCCTCGTCGAGTGTGGCCGCCGACACGGCCCCGCAGAAGCCAACAACAGTTCGAGGTGTCCTCTCGACTTCCTCCAGCGCATCATGGGCTGCGTTGCGCAGGCCGTCGCCCACTGCCACGCCTCCAAGGTTCGCCACCTTGACCTCAAGCCGAGCAACATCCTCCTGAACCCCAACAAGGTCTATCTCGCCGACTTTGGCATCGCTCGGGATTTCCACAACCAGGATAACACCGCTACCATGGGCCTGCACGGAACCCCCAAATGGCGACCCCCCGAGGCCTACATCCCGGAGGAATATTCGACTCAGTGCGCCGACATTTACTGCCTGGGTCTCATATACCTGAACATCGCAACGCTCGTGTATCATGGCGACCTGGAAAAATTCCACTCCGTGGTCGGGGATTTGGCCCCCCGTTCGCGCGCCGAAAAGCTGGAAGCGCACCAGCAAAACCTGGCGCTCCATGCTCTGGCCACGCAGGATTTCCACGATGCCAAACACCCGACTGTCGCCCCTCGCCATATACTCGGCCTTACTGCGAGGATGGTCTCGTCGGACCCCAAGTCCAGACCCAGGGCGGATGAAGTGGATCAAGAActcgtcgatctcggcggcatcgaaCAGGTTTACCACAACAGCTGCTGTCGAAAGAGCACCCGACATGTTGTGAAAAGGGTGGATGAGAGATTGTCCGCCATGGCCTCCGAGAACGCCAGGTTGAAACCGGAGAACGAACGCCTCCAGAGGGAGATCAAGGCCCTGAGAGCAATGGACGAGACGTACCGTCTGCGCATCGAAAaccaggagaagaagcatGCCAGGGACACCGACCTCCTTACCAGGCAGCGCGACGAGGAGAGGCAGAAACGGAGAAAACTCGAAGAACGGGTCAGCGAGCTGATGGAGCATGCGAGAAAACGCGTTCGTACCGGCTTACCCAGGGcagacgccgtcgtcgatgctcGCTCCATCCCCGTCGCCCCCATCGCACCCTCGGTTCACGGACTGGGAATCACCAGCAGGCCACGCACCCACCCATCGTCTCAACCCGCCATACGGCCACCTCCATCGACGACGAACGCTCCATGCTCGGCAGTCCCTCGCCCGAAGCCACCGACGCGGGGTTCGAGCGGCCCCCACAAGGCCTGGGTCACCCCGAATCTCGCCGTCATGTCAGGCGCCTCTCGGTCTGATCCTGCGCGGCGGTCGTCCGACACCCCGTCTCCGAATCTGCAGTCGAGCGGCACGCTACCCACGCGCGGCTCCAACTCACGCCTGCCCGTCCTCGCCAAGATCCCGGCCACCCCGCGGTCGAGCACGCCCCACCTCGCCCGGGATCCCGGCTCGGCGGACAGCACGCAAGCCAGCATGTCTTCCTCCCTCTTTTCGCGCCTCAGCTTCGAGACGGCCACGGAAGAAGCGCTCACCCCTCCGGCAGCGAGCCCGACCCTGAAGCAAGCCGGCTTCGATATCGTGGTGCGCGAAATGCCCGACGCAAGCCCGTCCGACGAGCCGTCGACTCCCGCCCGCTCCGTCCCGCCGTCCGTGTCGTCCGCGCTGTCTTCCCCTCGCACGACCAAGGCAGAGCTCGCGTCGGTCGCCGGAAGCGAGGTTTCGCGCGACGGCGGAGTCCAGGCCAAGCAACCCCCGTCTCTACAACCGGGCAAGAGCTGGGCCGCCGTTGCGGGCGAGTCGCACGGGCTCGCAAGGATGGTCGGTCCGCCGCTGCAGATCAGCCATGCGCCCGTCAGCCCAGGAAGGAGCAGAAAGCGCGTCAGGTGA
- a CDS encoding DNA repair protein encodes MSPSQFIPARSSRHRLACIALYRALIREARAIPVPDELLRKGTQNPIPRLVRKAFVRNRTETSYRIVFSALGTGYNFLNLFKAAQTPDSTEHSQIIAHLREKSARDAKAEAGKPPPRVPPPEKPKWPPLLQKVSREGQPPAYVSPRYPVPREKLTGARRVPRLVVTAEGIAFLRQGKPQHRSVVRYVQRATKARRQAMELMLTSKREEAPWAALEDRWDEIVGKEVQAAEARRREVDEDTPERRREKGKGQRRSKAPQRPAGAEETYAGAVQVSWKLATKRVDDLMKRETARARAFVAIREAEKQMLEEEERVDLARGHRWMVDTPEKKMQRHRRARMEIRTAKIERKAKKRERDMRDRVRGLQPAPVGV; translated from the exons ATGTCGCCGTCTCAATTCATACCCGCCCGCAGCtcccgccaccgcctcgccTGCATCGCCCTCTACCGCGCCCTCATCCGCGAGGCGCGCGCGATCCCCGTCCCCGACGAATTGCTGCGCAAGGGCACGCAGAACCCGATCCCGCGGCTCGTGAGGAAGGCCTTTGTGCGCAACCGCACCGAGACGAGCTACCGGATCGTCTTCTCGGCCCTGGGCACGGGATACAAC TTCCTCAACCTCTTCAAAGCGGCCCAGACCCCCGACTCGACGGAACACTCCCAGATCATAGCCCACCTGCGCGAGAAGAGCGCGCGCGACGCGAAAGCCGAAGCCGGGAAACCCCCGCCCCGCgtcccgccgcccgagaagcCCAAGTGGCCGCCCCTCCTGCAAAAGGTCTCGAGGGAAGGCCAGCCGCCCGCGTACGTCTCGCCGCGCTACCCCGTCCCGCGGGAGAAGCTCACGGGCGCGCGGCGCGTGCCGCGCCTCGTCGTGACGGCCGAGGGGATCGCCTTCCTGCGGCAGGGCAAGCCGCAGCATCGCTCGGTGGTGCGGTACGTGCAGCGcgcgacgaaggcgaggcGGCAGGCGATGGAGCTGATGCTCACGTCCAAGCGCGAGGAGGCGCCGTGGGCCGCGCTCGAGGATCGGTGGGACGAGATCGTGGGCAAGGAGGtccaggcggcggaggcgcggAGGCGtgaagtcgacgaggacaCACCGGAGCGGAggcgggagaaggggaaagggcAGCGTCGCAGCAAGGCGCCGCAACGGCCGGCGGGGGCCGAGGAGACCTATGCGGGGGCGGTCCAGGTGAGCTGGAAGTTGGCGACCAAGCGGGTTGACGACTTGATGAAGCGGGAGACGGCGCGGGCCAGGGCGTTTGTGGCGATCCGCGAGGCGGAGAAGCAGatgctcgaggaggaggagcgggtGGACCTGGCGCGCGGCCACCGCTGGATGGTGGACACGcccgagaagaagatgcaGAGGCACAGGCGGGCCCGGATGGAAATCCGCACGGCCAAGATCGAGCgcaaggcgaagaagagggagagggacaTGCGGGATAGGGTGAGGGGCTTGCAGCCGGCGCCAGTCGGGGTGTGA